One genomic region from Salvia hispanica cultivar TCC Black 2014 chromosome 2, UniMelb_Shisp_WGS_1.0, whole genome shotgun sequence encodes:
- the LOC125206446 gene encoding uncharacterized protein LOC125206446 codes for MENEEGNNNGGNNGPPPPPPTNAELLRQLEELRRQVNREPAVPVQNQYVYHGVANPTVFNNIDANNFELKPGLIQMAENNAFRGKSSDDPNKHIAKFIQICNTAKMNGVTDDQIRLRLIPFSLEDAAKDWLESLTPGSIRTWDQMVHKFLEKFYPPSEAIKRQREIIAFQMIPAETISDAWGRFKALLKRCPNHGLSPTVQVITFFKGCIPEAQRELNLSARGNLLKKGEEEAMEVIEELASSDEGWSNERSKVHRVASTTDHDTMSTLSDKLDALTMKFDCMAMRQPSQEPQGSMEDVNYVQQGGNMYYNNSRPNFNGGGYNQYGNKGHPNLSYGNPNNALQPPPRFTVSDGMVNDPKKMTTEDILKSFMLQSNKVMEQNNQRMEKVETDVQGIATHLKNIDIQISQISQTVSTLTQPGKFPSTTIINPKDCKAIHLRSGTN; via the coding sequence ATGGAGAACGAAGAAGGGAACAACAATGGAGGCAACAATGGTCCACCACCCCCTCCTCCCACTAATGCTGAGCTCCTACGACAGCTGGAGGAATTGCGCCGACAGGTTAATCGTGAACCAGCTGTGCCGGTGCAGAATCAATATGTATACCACGGAGTGGCAAACCCAACTGTATTTAACAATATTGACGCCAACAACTTTGAGCTGAAACCAGGACTGATCCAGATGGCGGAAAACAATGCTTTTAGGGGCAAATCCTCAGATGACCCTAACAAGCATATTGCCAAGTTCATTCAGATTTGCAACACGGCGAAAATGAATGGAGTGACAGATGATCAGATCCGATTGAGACTgattcctttttctttggaagACGCAGCAAAGGATTGGCTCGAGAGTTTGACACCGGGGTCCATTAGAACATGGGACCAGATGGTCCACAAATTCCTGGAGAAGTTCTATCCCCCTAGTGAGGCTATTAAGAGGCAACGCGAGATCATTGCCTTCCAGATGATTCCTGCGGAAACTATCAGCGATGCATGGGGGAGATTCAAAGCCTTGCTGAAGAGGTGTCCCAATCATGGTTTGTCCCCAACAGTGCAAGTCATTACATTCTTCAAGGGATGTATACCTGAAGCACAACGGGAGTTAAATCTTAGCGCGAGAGGTAATCTTCTCAAGAAAGGAGAGGAGGAGGCGATGGAGGTGATTGAAGAGCTTGCATCCAGTGATGAAGGATGGAGCAACGAAAGGAGTAAGGTGCATAGGGTAGCTTCTACCACGGATCATGATACAATGAGCACCTTATCCGACAAGTTGGATGCCTTAACCATGAAATTTGACTGCATGGCGATGAGGCAACCGTCTCAAGAGCCCCAAGGAAGTATGGAGGATGTGAATTACGTGCAGCAGGGGGGCAACATGTATTACAATAACTCACGCCCGAACTTTAATGGTGGAGGATACAACCAGTATGGGAACAAGGGGCATCCAAATCTCTCTTACGGGAACCCCAATAATGCTCTGCAGCCTCCTCCGAGATTTACAGTTTCTGATGGGATGGTGAACGACCCCAAGAAGATGACCACAGAGGACATACTCAAGTCCTTCATGCTACAATCTAATAAGGTCATGGAGCAGAATAATCAAAGGATGGAGAAGGTCGAGACGGATGTACAAGGAATAGCCACTCATTTGAAGAATATTGATATTCAAATCAGCCAGATTTCCCAGACTGTGAGCACTCTTACGCAACCGGGAAAATTCCCTTCTACCACTATCATCAATCCCAAGGACTGCAAAGCTATACATCTGAGGAGTGGAACAAACTGA
- the LOC125203208 gene encoding transcription factor bHLH168-like — MKRTRSDSTNKLERKTIEKNRRIRMKSLSFKLVSIIPDRHFSQPKEFLSQQDQIDEAAAYIKILTERIEALNRRKAQLINHGTKTDYVARTSSKPPILTVRELGHGVEVVLISGLSKNFLLSQVISIIEQEAAQVLTINVSRVGDSIIHTLHAQVKICRVGVDISRISDRIHEIISSNL; from the exons ATGAAGCGAACCCGGTCTGATTCCACGAACAAACTAGAGagaaaaacaattgaaaaaaatcgAAGGATTCGAATGAAATCTCTTAGTTTTAAGCTCGTTTCCATCATTCCCGATCGCCATTTCAGCCAACCCAAA GAATTCTTGTCACAACAAGATCAGATAGATGAAGCAGCTGCTTACATCAAGATCTTGACAGAGAGGATAGAAGCATTGAATAGAAGAAAGGCACAACTCATAAACCATGGCACGAAGACAGACTACGTGGCTAGAACTTCTTCAAAGCCTCCAATTCTGACAGTGAGGGAGTTAGGTCATGGTGTGGAAGTGGTGTTGATCAGTGGCCTCAGCAAGAATTTCTTGCTAAGTCAAGTGATTAGCATAATCGAACAAGAAGCGGCTCAAGTTCTCACCATCAACGTCTCTCGAGTTGGCGACAGCATCATCCACACTCTCCATGCTCAG GTTAAAATTTGCAGGGTTGGAGTGGACATTTCAAGAATAAGTGATAGGATACATGAGATCATTTCTTCAAActtgtaa